A window of Variovorax paradoxus EPS genomic DNA:
TGCGCGCCAGGCGTTGAGCCAGGCCTCGGCCTGCTCCGGGCTGCCGGCGGAAGCGTGGGCAATGGCGAAGGTCGCGCCGCCGGTTTCGCAGCCGGCCATGTCGACCTGCACGGACTCGGCGCCCAAGGGCAGCGCGCGGTTCGCGCGATCGGGCTTGCAGGGCAGGAGCGCGACCAGGCCGGCATCGGCGATCGGCACCTCGCGCCAGTTGAAGGTGGGACTGCAGGCGGCGATAAAGGCGGCTGTGACGGCAGTCAGCGCAAGCCAGGGGCGGGGGACGAATGACGGCATGGGGGAGCGATTATCGAACCACGCGATGCCGGATGGGCCCTCGCCAGCACGGCTGCACAGGCGGAACTAGAATCGCGCCGCCCCTCTCTTCCTCTCAGTCGCCGCCATGAAAAAATACATCGCTGCCGCCGCCGTCGCTCTTGCATTGGCCGTCGGCGTGGGCGTGTACCTCGGCTCCGGCAACACGGCAGCCCCGGCCTCCACCTTCGTGCTGCTGGACGGCAGCCAGAAGACCACAGCCGACCTGAAGGGCAAGGTCACCCTGGTCAACTTCTGGGCCACGAGCTGCGTGACCTGCGTCGGCGAGATGCCCAAGGTGATCGCGACCTACGACAAGTACAAGTCGCAGGGCTACGACACGCTGGCAGTGGCCATGAGCTACGACCCGCCGAGCTACGTCGTCAACTTCGCCGAAACCCGCAAGCTGCCGTTCAAGGTGGCGATCGACAACACCGGCAGCGTGGCGCAGGCCTGGGGCGATGTGAAGCTCACGCCGACCACTTACCTGGTCAACAAGCAGGGCGAGATCGTGAAGCGCTATGTCGGCGAGCCCGACTTCGCCGAGCTGCACAAGCTCATCGAGAAGCTGCTTGCCGAGGCCTGAAGCTTCTTCGTCCCCCCATAAAAAAGGCGCTACCCGGTAGCGCCTTTTGTTTTTTGCAACTGCTCTTACTGGTTGCGGAAGCTGTCGTGGCAAGCCTTGCAGCTCGCGCCGGTCGGACCGAACTGGGCCTTGAGCGCGTCAATGTTGCCGGCCTTGGCGGCAACGACCAGCTTGCCGGTTTCCTCGATCAGCTTCTGCTGGCGTTCCTTGAACTTGGCATCTTCCTTCCAGACTTCAGGCTTGGCCTTGCCGCCCTCGGTGCCGGCGCCGAAGCCCGCCCAGGGCAGCTTCGCCATGTCGGCCACGACTTCGGCATTGGCGGCGGCAGCCGCTGCATCGTAGGGAACCCGGCCGTTGGCCATGGCGCCCAGGCGGCCGAAATGCTGGCTCATCACGAACAGCGCGCTCTGGCGGTACTTGATGGCGTCCTCGGGCTTGGCGAACTGGGCGGCGGCGGGCAGGGACATCGCAGCGCAGACGGCTGCAAGGGCGAACGAGGCAAGTCGGGTCATCGTGGGTCCTTGTGTGGGGTGGCAACGCCGTCGAACGCAGCGCTGCGGCCGAGTGTAGGGGCAGGCCATGTCGGAGGCATAGCAACAACCCGAAGCAGCCATCTGCCCGGACTTTGCTAACCTCCGCCTTCCGCAGCCTCGCGCCACCGCGCCCCCATCGATGACCGATACCT
This region includes:
- a CDS encoding TlpA disulfide reductase family protein gives rise to the protein MKKYIAAAAVALALAVGVGVYLGSGNTAAPASTFVLLDGSQKTTADLKGKVTLVNFWATSCVTCVGEMPKVIATYDKYKSQGYDTLAVAMSYDPPSYVVNFAETRKLPFKVAIDNTGSVAQAWGDVKLTPTTYLVNKQGEIVKRYVGEPDFAELHKLIEKLLAEA
- a CDS encoding c-type cytochrome encodes the protein MTRLASFALAAVCAAMSLPAAAQFAKPEDAIKYRQSALFVMSQHFGRLGAMANGRVPYDAAAAAANAEVVADMAKLPWAGFGAGTEGGKAKPEVWKEDAKFKERQQKLIEETGKLVVAAKAGNIDALKAQFGPTGASCKACHDSFRNQ